One Succinispira mobilis DSM 6222 genomic window carries:
- a CDS encoding DUF2325 domain-containing protein, with product MSIVIIGGHERMACKYKEICKQYSCKAKVFTEMPANLKSTMGNPDVVVLFTSTVSHNMVQKAIAKGEKTGAKIVRSHSSSACALKGILAECVQRNCSICGKNCANCKNKK from the coding sequence ATGAGCATTGTAATTATTGGTGGACATGAGCGGATGGCTTGTAAGTATAAAGAAATTTGCAAACAATATAGTTGTAAAGCAAAGGTCTTTACTGAAATGCCTGCTAATTTAAAAAGTACGATGGGAAATCCAGATGTAGTAGTGTTGTTTACAAGTACTGTATCTCATAATATGGTGCAAAAAGCAATTGCTAAAGGTGAAAAAACTGGTGCTAAAATAGTTCGCTCACATAGTAGTAGTGCTTGTGCATTAAAGGGTATATTAGCTGAGTGTGTACAAAGGAATTGCTCAATCTGTGGTAAAAATTGTGCTAATTGTAAAAACAAAAAATAA